CCATCCTCCTCGTCCTCCTCGGCCTGGCCGCCCTCGCCCTCGGCCTGTTCGGCACGGTGTATCCCGCCCTGCCCGGCCTGATTTTAATGTTTGCCGGCACTTGGCTTTTGGGCTATGCCGACGGCTACCAAACCATAGGCGGCGGCACGATTGCCGCCGTGGGCGTGCTCGCCGCCGCAGGCACGGCGATGGACTATGTGGCCGGAATGCTCGGCGCGAAGTTCACCGGCGCAAGCAGGCAGGCTTTGTGGGGCTCGTTTTTCGGCGGCATCGCCGGCGCGTTTTTCGGCATCCCCGGCCTGCTGCTCGGCCCGCTGCTCGGCGCGGCGGCCGGCGAATTCCTCGCCCTGCGCGACGCCCTGCGCGCGGGCAAGGTCGGCCTGGGCGCGTTTGTCGGCTTCATCGTCGGCACGGCCGCCAAAATCGGCTGCGCCGCCGCCATTTTGCTCACCCTGCTGGGCGTGTGGCTGTACAGCCTGTTTTGAAACGCATAAGGCCGTCTGAAAATGCGCTTTCAGACGGCCTCTTACCCCGTATGTTACAATCCGCCCATTTTTGATTACGCAATTTAACAAAACACAAGGATTCAAAACATGATTTCCACCAACGGCATCACCATGCAGTTTGGCGCCAAGCCGCTGTTTGAAAACGTATCCGTCAAATTCGGCGAAGGCAACCGCTACGGCCTGATCGGCGCCAACGGCTCGGGCAAGTCCACTTTTATGAAAATCCTCGGCGGCGATTTGGAGCAGACCGCAGGCGAAGTCGCCATCGAACACGGCGTGCGCTTGGGCAAGCTGCGCCAAGACCAGTTTGCCTATGAAGACATGCGCGTATTGGATGTCGTATTGATGGGGCACACCGAAATGTGGGCGGCAATGACCGAGCGCGACGCGATTTACGCCAATCCCGAAGCCAGCGAAGACGACTACATGAAAGCCGCCGACTTGGAAGCCAAGTTTGCCGAATACGACGGCTACACCGCCGAAGCCCGTGCTGCCGAGCTTTTGAGCGGCGTCGGCATTGAAGAGAGCCTGCACAACGCCACCATGAGCGAAGTCGCCCCCGGCTTCAAACTGCGCGTATTGCTCGCCCAAGCCCTGTTTTCCAAGCCCGACGTGCTGCTCTTGGACGAGCCGACCAACAACTTGGACATCAACACCATCCGCTGGCTGGAAGGCGTGCTCAACCAATACGACAGCACCATGATCATCATCAGCCACGACCGCCACTTCTTAAACGAAGTCTGCACCCACATGGCGGACTTGGACTACAACACCATCACCATCTACCCCGGCAACTACGACGACTACATGCTCGCCAGCGCGCAATCGCGCGAGCGCGCCCTAAAAGACAACGCCAAAGCCAAAGAAAAACTGCAAGAACTGCAAGAGTTTGTCGCCCGCTTCTCCGCCAACAAATCCAAAGCCCGCCAGGCCACCAGCCGCTTGAAACAGGCGGACAAAATCAAAGCCGAAATGGTGGAAGTCAAACCCTCCACCCGCCAAAACCCCTACATCCGCTTTGAAGCCGACGAAAAAGCCAAGCTGCACCGCCAAGCGGTTGAAGTGGAAAACCTTGCCAAATCGTTTGACAAAAAATTGTTTGAAAAACTGGGCTTTATTTTGGAAGCCGGCCAGCGTCTCGCCATCATCGGCCCCAACGGCGCGGGCAAATCCACCCTGCTCAAACTGTTGGCAGGCGCATACAACGCCGAATATGCCGAAGGTCTGTCGCCCGATGCAGGCAGCATCAAATGGGCGGAAAAAGCCAGCGTCGGCTACTACCCGCAAGACCACGAAGCCGACTTTGACTGCGACATGGATTTGAGCGAATGGATGCGCCAATGGGGACAGGAAGGCGACGACGAACAAGTCATCCGCGGCACGCTCGGACGTTTGCTGTTCGGCAGCAACGACGTGGTCAAACAAGTGAAAGTATTATCCGGCGGCGAAAAAGGCCGCATGCTCTACGGCAAACTGCTGCTGTTGAAACCCAACGTCTTGGTGATGGACGAACCCACCAACCACATGGACATGGAAAGCATCGAATCGCTCAACATGGCGCTGGAAAAATACAACGGCACACTGATTTTCGTCTCCCACGACCGCCAGTTCGTCTCCTCGCTCGCCACCCAAATCATCGAATTGGACGGCAACGGCGGGTATGAGCATTATCTGGGGGATTATGAGAGCTATTTGGAGAAGAAAGGGGTTTGATTGGTAAAGAGGCAGCCTGAAAACGGAGTTTTGATGTTTTCAGGCTGCCTTTTTCAGACGGCAGTAGGTCGGGCATTCATACCCGACATTTTCAAATTTACCGATGCTTGTTCACCAAACACAGCCCGCATAATGTAGGGTGTGCGGCTTGCCGCGTACGCGGTTGAAGCAGCCTGAAAATACGTAAAACAGTTTCAGCTTCGCAACCCCGCTCCGCAGTCCACCTTTTCAGACGGCATCAGTAGGTCGGGCATTCATGCCCGACGTTTTGAAATTCAAAGCCAAGCTACTCCAACTGAAAGCCGCGAGCGCATTTTTCAGACGGCCTTTTTGCTTTGGATTTGCCAAACCCATCAAAAAACCGCGTGCGCCGCAACGAATCCTGTGTTCCCGCCAATCCGAAACCGCGTGCGTGGCTGTGCCGCACATCCTACTTCGACAGCAGAGGCCGTCTGAAAATCGTGTTTGGAGATTTTCAGACGGCCTCTTTGTTCAATTTGCCTTCACTTTATTATTCCGCCGCAAACGCGTTGATTAACGGCTCTATCTGCTGCGACTGCTGCGGGGTCAGCCGTATTTGCACCAGGGCAATGCCGCTCTCATGCTGCGCGTCGGGTGTCAGCCACAGGGTCAGCAAATCGTTGGCCGTATCCAAAAATGCGGCATCGAGGCCGTTGGGAAGATGCAGGATGCGGCAGCCGTCGTCCAAGGCGATTTTCAGTTTTCCCGGGGCGCGTTCGGCAAAGCAGCAGTTTTGCACCAACGGCAGCGCATCTTCGCTCAGCAGCAGTCCCGGCGGGTGGCGGCTGGTTTGTACCGCAGCGCAGGAAAATTCAAAAAATTTCACTGTTTCAACTCTTTATTGTTCCAAGTCGGCAGGTCGGGCATTGATGCCCGACGTTTTGAAATTTAAAGGCCGTCTGAAAACGCAGCTTCGGCGCAGCCAAAACGCCCGAACGCGATTTTCAGACGGCCTCTGTGCTTTGTTTCACGCCCTTTGGTCGAAGCCCCATTTGGGGCGGCACAGCAGCAGGTGCCACAGCACCAGTGCCCAATAGACATAGGCCTTGTCGGCGTATTTGCGCCGTTTTTTCACGGGCAGCAGTGCCATCAGGCTTTGCGCGAGGGCGTTTGCCAGCGTGCGCAGCAGGGTGCCGGCGAACAGGAGGGCGACGGCGGCCGCGCCGTAGTGTTTGGCGAAGTATTTGTAGCGCGAGTCTTGGAACTGCACCCGCGCCGCCACCGGCCGTTTGTTCGCGCTCTCGCCCTGCAAGTGCAGCAGGTGCGCCTGCGGCTGGTAGGCGATGCGCCCGCCCGCTTGGATGATGCGGCGGCAGAAATCGGTTTCCTCGAAGAAGAAGAAAAAGCGTTCGTCGAAAAATCTGCCGTCCGTGCCCAAGCCCAGATGGCGCAGTTTGTCCAAATCCAGTGCCATGCAGGGGCCGACGATGCTGTTGACGAGGCAGGGCGCGTCTTTTTGGTAGTTCAGCAGCCGCCGCGCGATGCTGCGGTTGGTGAGTTCGGTGAGCAGGGTCGGTTCGGGCACGACGGCGGCCTGCAAGCTGCCGTCTTCGCGGCGCAGCTCGGGGCAGGCAAGCGCGGCGTCGAGCTGCCGCAGCGCGTCGGTGAGCAGGGTGGCCACGTCGTTTTGGAACTCGATGTCGGTGTTGAGCACCAGCGCGCAGCGTGTCCGCACGCGTGCGAGTCCGGCGTTGGCGGCGGCGGCAAAGCCGGAGTTATAACCGATTTCGACCAGCTCGGCCTCGGGCAGGCAGGCGCGGATTTGCGCGCAGGAGTCGTCGGCGGAGCCGTTGTCGGCAACGATGACGCGGTAGGACATGCGCAGCCGCTCGAACGTGGCCGCCGCGCGCAGCAGCAGGTCGGCCGAATTCCAGTTAATAAACACCAGCGAGATTTCTTGCGTTGTTTGTGTCATTCGTTAAATCTTTCATGAAAACAAATACTAAGATGCCGCCCCGCCTTTGCGGGGATGACGTTTCTGAAAATGTGGCTGCGGCGCAGCTGAAACCGGAAAACGGCTTTTCAGACGGCCTGTTATTTCCTACCCCTGAATCCACGTGCGTGGCTGCGGCGCACGCCCTGTTGCAGATTGTGTAGGGCGGGTCTTGACCCGCCATTTTATACACGGCGGGATGTTGGGGATTTAAAGGGAAGTCTGTAAACGGTCGAGATCCTGCAAAACGGTGTTATACGTCAAGCTGAAAGCGCGTGCGTGGCTGCGCCGCACGCCCTGCCTTGGCGGCAGGGATTCATGCGTCTTCCACGTGTACGCGTTTGCCGATGTATTTGATTTTGTAAAACTCTTCCGGCAGATGCGGCGCGTCGTCTATGCTCATGGCAAACGACCACAGGTAACTGACCACGGCATAGATGTGCCCGGGGTCGCGGCGGCCGGCGAGGGTGAGCCAGGCGAAGGTGAAGCCGAACAGGGCGCACAGGGCAAGGCCGATGAGCAGGTAGCCGGCGGCTTCGCGGTTGGAAATGCGGATGCGCAGGCGGCTGATCAGGCCGTAGTGGCGGTTCAGATGGCGGCGGCGGGCGCGTTCGATTTGGCCGACGTCGTGTTCCAGGCGGTTGCTGAGGCGGAAATAGAGGCGGTCGTTGGTGGCGGCAAAGCGCGGCACCAGCAGGGCGAAAACGGCCATGACGGCCAGCGCGGCGACACCCGGCCACGGCTCGATAATCAGCAGCATCAGCACCGCACCCGCCATCGACACGGCCGCCGTAATCAGCGTGGGCAGGTGGTTTTCAAAAAAATCGACCAGCTCGCGCGAGAGGGCGACGCGGGCGGACACGGCGGAAGTTTCCTCGCCCTCCGCACGCTGGCTGACGATAACGGGCACGACCATTTCGGCGTAGATGCGGGTGAAGGTGCGGGTGTCGGCTGCCCGCCGCGCCGCGCCCACCAGCCAGATAACCAGCACGACGAAGGCGTAAAGCAGGGCTTGCGGCAGGTTGCCCGCGAGCACGCCGTTGATGGCGAAGCCGCCGAACACGGGATAAACCAGCAGCAGCAGGTTTTCGGCGGCCACCAGCGCGAAGGTGCCCAGCAGGCGGCGTTTGTTGTTGCGGGCGATGGTTTTCAGATTGCGAAGCGCGGACATGTTTTCTTTCTGTAAGCGGACGGGGTTCGTCCGCGCGGAAGCGATGTTTTCAGACGGCCTCTGCCTATCGGCGGGCGGTATCGGCTTTTTTGGGTGTTTGAGGCCGTCTGAAAAACGTATTCCGCGTTTTTCAGACGGCCTTTTTGCTTTGGCAGAGCGTCAGATTTCCGCCCAGCGGCTGCTGTATGCCGAGCAGGCGGTGCGTCAGGCTGCGCATTATGCGGCGGTAGTCGGCAAACGGGAAATCGGGGAGCACAACTGCCGGTTGCCCGTATGCTTGGCAGAGGGCGATGTAGCGGTGGTTTTGCGGGTTTTTGCGGTGTTCGGATTTGAACAGCAGCAGGCGGTCGCCGTCGAAGGCGGACGAGCCGCAGAGCAGGATGTTGTGTCGGGTGAAAACGTATGCTTCGGCTTGGGCGGGGCGGATGTCGCGCGGCGGCGTGGCGCGGGGGTCGGCGTGCAGCGCATCCAGGTTTGCCAGTGCTTCTTGCAGGGCGGCGGCGGTCAGGCCCAGGGTTTCCCAGCCTTCGCCCGGCACGGTATCGCCGACGCGCAAAGACAGGCGGACGAAATTGTGCCCGCCCCTGCCTTCGATGTTGCATGAAAAACCGATGTCCATTGTGTGTCCCCGTCGGCGTGTGTTCAAAAGGCCGTCTGAAAGCGCGGTTTCGGCAAAAACCGCTTTTTCAGACGGCCTTTTTCAGACGGCCTTATCCCAATTTGGCTTTGAGCAATTCCTGCACCTGCTGCGGATTGGCCTTACCACGGCTGGCTTTCATCACTTGGCCGACCAGCGCGTTAAACGCTTTTTCCTTGCCGGATTTGTATTCTTCCACCGATTTGGCGTTGGCGGCCAACACTTCGTCGACGATTTTTTCAATCGCGCCGCTGTCGGTCATTTGTTGCAGGCCGTGTTTTTCGATGATTTGTTCGATTGACGATTCGGGTTCCGCCCACATCGCTTCAAAGGCTTTTTTCGCCAGCTTGCTGCTGAGTGTGCCGTCGGCGATTTTGCCCACCAGCGCGGCGAGGCTCTCGGCGGTGATGGGGCTACCTGAAAGTTCCAAACCTTCTTTGTTTAGCGTTGCCGCTAACTCGCCGTTCATCCAGTTGG
The window above is part of the Neisseria bacilliformis genome. Proteins encoded here:
- a CDS encoding DUF456 domain-containing protein, with product MTPTILLVLLGLAALALGLFGTVYPALPGLILMFAGTWLLGYADGYQTIGGGTIAAVGVLAAAGTAMDYVAGMLGAKFTGASRQALWGSFFGGIAGAFFGIPGLLLGPLLGAAAGEFLALRDALRAGKVGLGAFVGFIVGTAAKIGCAAAILLTLLGVWLYSLF
- a CDS encoding ABC-F family ATPase; translated protein: MISTNGITMQFGAKPLFENVSVKFGEGNRYGLIGANGSGKSTFMKILGGDLEQTAGEVAIEHGVRLGKLRQDQFAYEDMRVLDVVLMGHTEMWAAMTERDAIYANPEASEDDYMKAADLEAKFAEYDGYTAEARAAELLSGVGIEESLHNATMSEVAPGFKLRVLLAQALFSKPDVLLLDEPTNNLDINTIRWLEGVLNQYDSTMIIISHDRHFLNEVCTHMADLDYNTITIYPGNYDDYMLASAQSRERALKDNAKAKEKLQELQEFVARFSANKSKARQATSRLKQADKIKAEMVEVKPSTRQNPYIRFEADEKAKLHRQAVEVENLAKSFDKKLFEKLGFILEAGQRLAIIGPNGAGKSTLLKLLAGAYNAEYAEGLSPDAGSIKWAEKASVGYYPQDHEADFDCDMDLSEWMRQWGQEGDDEQVIRGTLGRLLFGSNDVVKQVKVLSGGEKGRMLYGKLLLLKPNVLVMDEPTNHMDMESIESLNMALEKYNGTLIFVSHDRQFVSSLATQIIELDGNGGYEHYLGDYESYLEKKGV
- a CDS encoding glycosyltransferase family 2 protein — encoded protein: MTQTTQEISLVFINWNSADLLLRAAATFERLRMSYRVIVADNGSADDSCAQIRACLPEAELVEIGYNSGFAAAANAGLARVRTRCALVLNTDIEFQNDVATLLTDALRQLDAALACPELRREDGSLQAAVVPEPTLLTELTNRSIARRLLNYQKDAPCLVNSIVGPCMALDLDKLRHLGLGTDGRFFDERFFFFFEETDFCRRIIQAGGRIAYQPQAHLLHLQGESANKRPVAARVQFQDSRYKYFAKHYGAAAVALLFAGTLLRTLANALAQSLMALLPVKKRRKYADKAYVYWALVLWHLLLCRPKWGFDQRA
- a CDS encoding ABC transporter six-transmembrane domain-containing protein, with protein sequence MSALRNLKTIARNNKRRLLGTFALVAAENLLLLVYPVFGGFAINGVLAGNLPQALLYAFVVLVIWLVGAARRAADTRTFTRIYAEMVVPVIVSQRAEGEETSAVSARVALSRELVDFFENHLPTLITAAVSMAGAVLMLLIIEPWPGVAALAVMAVFALLVPRFAATNDRLYFRLSNRLEHDVGQIERARRRHLNRHYGLISRLRIRISNREAAGYLLIGLALCALFGFTFAWLTLAGRRDPGHIYAVVSYLWSFAMSIDDAPHLPEEFYKIKYIGKRVHVEDA